A stretch of DNA from Anaerobacillus isosaccharinicus:
AAGGAAACCGCAAGACTCTCCAAAGGATTCGGAACTGAAATTATATATTACGATAAGTTTAAAGCAGATCCAACAGAAGAAAATGCTATAAACGCAACTTATATGGAGTTTGATAGTGTATTAGAAAAAGCTGATATAATAAGCGTTCACGTACCACTAATACCAGAAACAAGAAACTTAATTAGTAGAGACGAAATTGGTTTAATGAAAAAAAATGCTATCATAATCAATGTTTCAAGGGGCAACACAGTTAATGAGGATGCATTAATAGAAGCTCTTTCCAATAAACAAATTGCAGGTGCTGGATTAGATGTTTGGGCTACTGAGCCAGTAAATTTAGATAATCCCTTGTTGGCATTTGATAACGTAATTGCAACCCCCCACATTGGAGCAGGAACTAGGGATTCATTAGATAACGTACTAAGTATAGCCTTTGATAACTTTAGAAAATTAGATCGGAAACATCAACCAAAATACATCCTAAATGGAGTAAGTAAGAGGGTCCATTGAAACTTTATTGGATAAATTGATTAAAAATTCAGGGGGAAAACAAGATATTTTTAGAGAGTATAGCAATAGAATAGAAAGCTTAATTCTCTTATGATTAACGTAAACAAATAGATAATGTTTTTTCCTTCTCACAATATTAAGGTAAATCAAAAAAGTAAATGTAAAAAAGGAGAGGTATTTATGTCAAATGTAGGTTTAAGAATTTATACCAAAATTGAAAGACCATCCCGAGATCTAGTAGAACAATTTAGAGACTTACCAACACCGAATATTGCAGATAATATGGGACGCTTTAGCTGTGTTGACTCACAGATTAGACCTTTTAATAAAGCTAAGTTACTAGGAACTGCTTTTACTGTTAAATCAAGAACTGCTGATAACCTTATGTTCCATAAAGCATTAGATTTGGCAAAACCAGGTGATATCATTGTCGTTGATGTACAAGGAGATATGATTAATGCGGTTACGGGCGAAATAATGATGCGGTATGCCAAAAAAAAGGGGATTTCTGGGTTTTTAATTGACGGTGCTATTCGAGATAGTGGTGCACTCAAAAACTTAGATTTTTCAGTATATGCAAAAGGAAGTAATCCAAAAGGACCTTATAAAGATGGTCCTGGAGAGATTAATGTCCCTGTTTCATGTGGTGGGGTTGTTGTTCATCCGGGAGACATCGTCGTTGGAGATGAGGACGGGGTAGTAATTATTAGTTCAAAGGATGCTGAAGATGTACTAAAAAAGACAAAAGAAACTTTTGATAAAGAGGCTAGTATTTTTGAAGCTATCGAGAATGGAACTTGGGATCGTAGCTGGGTAGATGAAACACTAGCAGAAAAAGGGTGTGAATTCATTGACGAATAATGTTAAATACATTCAAGCTGATGACCTAAGAAATTATTGCATTAAACTTTTTGAGAGTGTTGGTGTTCCAAAGGAAGAGGCTTTTATAAATGCGGACAATTTAGTTGATGCAAATTTGTCAGGTATTGATTCCCATGGAGTAAGCCGAATGGGAATTTACTTAAAAAGAATTCGTGAAAATGTAGTCAAACCACAATCTCGTGTCACTATTATGAATGAAGCACCAGCTACCGTTAGCCTAAATGGAGAAAATAGTATGGGAGCTGTTGTATCTAAAAAGGCAATGGAACTAGCAATTGCAAAAGCAAAAGAAACAGGGGTTTCCTATGTAACCGTAAATAATTCAAATCATTTTGGTACTGCAGCATATTTTACAAAAATGGCCTTAAATCATAATATGATTGGTTTTGCAGCTACAAATGGTGCTTCGCGGATGGCTCCTTGGGGTGGTAAAGAAGCATATTTCGGAACAAATCCCTTTTCAGTTTCAATTCCAGCAGGGAGTGAACGACCAATAATTGTTGATATGGCTACTAGTGTTGTTGCTCGAGGGAAAATTATAATGGCACAAAAAAATTCTGAAACCATTCCTGAAGGCTGGGCTATGAATAAGGATGGGGAGTTTACTACTTCAGCTCAAGAAGCTTTAGACGGAACAGTTCTTCCATTTGGTGGACCAAAGGGTTCTGCAATAGCATTGATCATAGACGTATTATCAGGGGTATTAGCAGGTGCGGCTTTTGGAACTGGGATTAAAGATATGTATGGAAATTTTAAAGAACCTACAAACACTGGTCATGTTTTTGGAGTATTAAATATTGAAAAGTTTATTGCTGTTGATTTGTTTAAAAGCAATATGGATCAAATGATAAAAGATATAAAAGCAAATTCTCCAGCACAAGGAGTACAGGAAGTGTTCCTACCTGGAGAGATTGAACTTAGAAAAGCTGAACAAAGGCTTAAAGAAGGAATTCCAATAACGCTACCAGTTCTAAGAGAACTTGAAGAAGAAGGTAGACTATGCGGAGTAACTTTCCAGTTGTAAATTTTTTAAGACTATTTTAAGTAATCATTCTTTCAAGAAGTAAAGGTTTTTATGTAACCACAGGAGTATAGGTTATGATAAGAGCCATTGATAATGGTAGTGTCAAAAGTTCTATGAAAACTAAAGGCTGATGACACTTTCTACCAATTAATCTGGTGGTAGCTCCCGCCATCGCTCTTGACAAACACGCCAATGGTTTAGCGAGAGGTTTAACAAGGGCGAAGAGGACAAAAGAAGGCATAGCTAAATAAGCCCTTGGTATTTCCATTTTAAACCATTGGCAAGTTCGGTTTGTCAAGAGTACGCTCCGCCGATGGCTAGAAAGGGCTCAGTTAAACAAAAGTTAGGCAGTTTGCTTACTTATCCAGTCCTGGGCAAGACCAATAAGAGTTGTCCATCTAGCTGGCATGTTTGGAAGCTTTTCTAGCTCAGGAAGTGTTACTGGTACTTTTCCTTCCAATGCTGAATGTGGTCTTAGAAAGTTAAAGTAAGCAACGAACAAGGTCACAAAAGAAACAGAACCATGTTCTGACCCGAAACCATGAGTGGATCGATAGTTTCCTTTAAAGGTACGATTTAGCCGCTCGATAATTTGTTTGAGAGGTCGATATTCCTTTGATACCTCGTCTTCGTTGGTTAAGCCAATTACCTGAATCACCTCAAACGGGATTTGATGCTGGGCAAAAAAGTGTTGTGCTAATAAGTAAATGGGATTGCCATCGACAACGAAAGTTAGGTTTTCTGGGATTTTCCTAAGCTTTAACAACACTTCGTCTATCGCTTTAATAGCTGTAGCTGTGTCTCGGTTAGGTGACACAGGATAAGAGAGAATGACTTTCTTTACGGCATCAAAAAAGAAAAATAGGTAATGCCAACGGCCATTCACACGGATGTACGTTTCGTCACCGCAGAATTGATCTGAAAGCTCATAAGGATAGTGATCAATATACGGTTTCAACCACAAGGCCACACTATTTTCGTAATTTAAAATGCTTTGACGAGAGATTGAAACACCATGTACGTCTTTCATCAGCGCTGCTGTTTTACGGGCTGAAAGTCCATAATTGACGTGATAAGTCAATATCAATCCAAGCGTATGTGGAGACACATAAATTCTTGATAGATCAACTCGTGGTCTCTTTGGTGAATGCTTCGCTAATGGTTGAAAATCAATGTGAAACTGGCGGTAAATATAGCGAAGTTTAAAGGCTTGAGGATCTTCTTTGAACCGATTTTTCTCTTTTTGAGTCATCGCATTACGTTTATGTTGGTAATAAGAACAAGCGTCGTTTTTACACTTGTACACATGGAAGTCTTTTCTTTCCTTCACTTTTTCAAGTGTTTTTGAACAGTGAGGGCATTTCAGGATTGCTTCCTTGAGATATCGATTTCTCTCACTGAAAAGACATGAACACACCTTACATTGAAATTGTCCTTTCGCTCCATTGTTCGCATACAAATAATCAGATGGAGCACCACACGTAGGACATTTCATTGATGAAGGAACGGGTGTTGAATTCGACCGTCTTTGTACTGGTTTGAGAGGTTTACCTTTAGACTTAAGATGCTCGGTTAATAAAACTTGAAAATCTAGTTTTTTTGGAACTTCAATGATCGGTAGATCATCAACTTGAAGCTTGCGATATGGTTTATTAACTGGAGCCTCAGTCGGTTTATCAAACATGCTCTTCCCTATTAAAAGGGTAAGGAGCGTTCGAATTACTTGTTCTTGGTAGTTTATAAAAGTAAGTAAATAGGTTATAATTTGAGGTAACAACTTGTCACTTTCCTTTCTTTTGGGATGTTGGGTGTGTGGTAACCTCAATTATCTACAAAATTCAGGGGGTGGCAAGTTTTTTGCTTATAAAGCCCTTTAAACTAGGATTTAATAGCCTATTTCTATATAAAGTTTTGACAATACGTTGATAATAAGAGGAGTGAAAACATGCCAAAGCCAAATGTTTATGTAACAAGAATGTTACCTAAGCCCGCCATTGACCTTTTAAAAGAACACTTTCATGTAGAGATTAATCCTAAAAATAGAGTTCTTACAAGAGATGAACTTTTAAAAAATGTTCAAGGAAGAGATGCTGTTGTTAGCTTGTTAACAGACATAATTGATGAAGAAGTACTTACTGCTGCGGGGCAAAAATGTAAGATATTTGCAAATTATGCTGTGGGGTATAATAATATTGATGTTGCAGCAGCTACAGAAAGTGGAATTTTAGTCTCAAATACTCCGGGGGTTTTAACTGACACAACAGCTGATTTAGCTTGGGCTCTCCTTTTTGCCACTGCACGTCAGGTTGTTGCTGCTGATAAATTTATGCGATTAGGACAATACCTAGGATGGGATCCACTATTATTTTTAGGGCAGGATATAACTGGTAAGACATTAGGGATCCTAGGTTCCGGTAGAATAGGCACTGCTACTGCCAAAAAATCAATAGGTTTTGATATGAAAGTTCTTTATCACGATATTAAGCCTAATCCTGACTTTGAAATGGCTGTTCCTGGAAGTCAATTTGTAAATAAAGAAACTCTGCTTAAGCAATCGGATTTTGTTTCTATACATGTGCCATTATTAGAAGCTACGAAACATTTAATTAGTGACAGAGAATTTAAACTTATGAAAAAAACAGCGATTTTAATCAATACAGCAAGAGGCCCTATAGTTGATGAAAAAGCACTTGTTCGTGCTTTAAAAGATGGAGAAATATGGGGAGCAGGTTTAGATGTAACAGAATATGAACCGGATTTTGAATCTGAATTAGCAGAGTTTGATAACGTAGTAATTCTTCCTCATATTGCTAGTGCTTCTATTGAAACAAGAACAATGATGGGCTTAATGGCAGCTAGAAATGTAATTGCTGCATTGAATGATGAATTGCCACCCAACTGCCTTAATCCAGGGGTCTTAAATCATCAACGTTAAATAGTCCGAAAAGGGAAGTTGACTTGGGTCAAGAGTTTCAAGTAAGTTGAAGGTATAATTCATAGAGAGAATTATACCTTTTTTGTTCTATTTAGAATTAGTTGTTAGTAGTTGATACTCTATTGTTCATCGACAAACAAACTCTATTGAAGAGGGGCGGTATAAATGATTACAGCCACTCGAATTTACCACCCTCGCCATGTTTTTTACCATCAAATGACATGGATTTTACCATGTAACGCCAGTGTATTTACCATTGAATAAAAAAGTCCCACAGATTAATAGTTTTATAATCTTGTAGGACTTCTCTTTAGTGTTCAATTAGTTTATTTGTTTTTGAAGTACTCCATGATCACCTTCCTGGAACCCTCCCAAATATCCTGTTCAGTCCAGGTATAAGGCAAAGGCTCCTTTCCATAAACACTCAAAAGTTTTCTTTTTAGCTCTTTAGGAAATGGATACCAGTCATTGTAACCACTCCAATAATAGTACTCTTCTAATTTACGTAGTTCCTTTCTCGTTAAAGTGGCCATATTAAACTTAGCTACCTAATCCATGACGCTCACGTATAGATACTTCTCCGTCTATTAGAATTTGGTATGAATCATGGATAATACGGTCTAGAATAGCCTCCGCAATTGTTTCATTCCCCAATTTTATATGCCAACCACTAGGGTCAATTTGTGAACAGAAAATAGTCGAAGCTATCTTATGACGAGATTCTGTGATTTCTAATAGAATTGCTGCTTCATTCGTTGATAAATCTGTTAGTAACCATTCATCAAGGATGAGTAGATCTACTTTCGTATACTTTTTAATCAATTTTCGATAGCTTCCATCTGCAGCTAATTTTGCGAGAGACAGTTCATCTAATAATTCCGGTAAGCGAATGTATTTAACATTATAGAATTGTCGACAAGCAGATACTCCAAAGGCAGTTGCTAAAAATGTTTTTCCCGAACCAGTAGGTCCTTTCAATATGATATTGTGACTGTCATGGATATAGGTACCGCTGGCCAGTTTTAATATCAAATTTTTATCTAATCTTCGGTCTTCGTGATATTCCATATCTTCGATACAAGCATTTGAGTTTAAAAAAGTGGCTGTATTGATCAAGCGTTGAAGCTTATTACTCTTACGACGGGAATGTTCTAAATCGACAAGTAAACTAAAGCGTTCTTCGAAACTCAACTTTTGAAACTCTTTATTAGTTGATTGTTCCTTATAGGCTTCCGCCATTCCACTTAATTTCAATTCGTGTAGTTTGGTTAATGTCTGCTCATTCATCATTTATCCGTTCCTCCATAGTAAGAAGCTCCACGTGTGAAGCCATAATTATTTTTGCTAATATCTGTTTGACGTTTCAATTCTTGTTCGGCATCACTTTTTTTGTTGTTCTTTAAGATCGTTTGAATACTTTTGACCGTAGGTCTTTTAGTCATAGAAACTACCATTTTGCAAGCACGCTCAATCTCATATTTTGTGTAATTACGCTCAGACTTTTTCAAAG
This window harbors:
- a CDS encoding 2-hydroxyacid dehydrogenase, yielding MISKVLYFDKVFPEFKELLQSHARNLEMLYWYEMSETEKKQALLQTTYFLVGPYKLTKELINQAPGLRMIQKAGIGVDNIDIQAAIERGVPVCNTPGGNSVGVAELTIAMILNLYRKLTILDRATKSGEWLMWEHRPSSYEMRGKVHGFIGFGNIGKETARLSKGFGTEIIYYDKFKADPTEENAINATYMEFDSVLEKADIISVHVPLIPETRNLISRDEIGLMKKNAIIINVSRGNTVNEDALIEALSNKQIAGAGLDVWATEPVNLDNPLLAFDNVIATPHIGAGTRDSLDNVLSIAFDNFRKLDRKHQPKYILNGVSKRVH
- a CDS encoding RraA family protein: MSNVGLRIYTKIERPSRDLVEQFRDLPTPNIADNMGRFSCVDSQIRPFNKAKLLGTAFTVKSRTADNLMFHKALDLAKPGDIIVVDVQGDMINAVTGEIMMRYAKKKGISGFLIDGAIRDSGALKNLDFSVYAKGSNPKGPYKDGPGEINVPVSCGGVVVHPGDIVVGDEDGVVIISSKDAEDVLKKTKETFDKEASIFEAIENGTWDRSWVDETLAEKGCEFIDE
- a CDS encoding Ldh family oxidoreductase, producing MTNNVKYIQADDLRNYCIKLFESVGVPKEEAFINADNLVDANLSGIDSHGVSRMGIYLKRIRENVVKPQSRVTIMNEAPATVSLNGENSMGAVVSKKAMELAIAKAKETGVSYVTVNNSNHFGTAAYFTKMALNHNMIGFAATNGASRMAPWGGKEAYFGTNPFSVSIPAGSERPIIVDMATSVVARGKIIMAQKNSETIPEGWAMNKDGEFTTSAQEALDGTVLPFGGPKGSAIALIIDVLSGVLAGAAFGTGIKDMYGNFKEPTNTGHVFGVLNIEKFIAVDLFKSNMDQMIKDIKANSPAQGVQEVFLPGEIELRKAEQRLKEGIPITLPVLRELEEEGRLCGVTFQL
- a CDS encoding DDE-type integrase/transposase/recombinase, coding for MLPQIITYLLTFINYQEQVIRTLLTLLIGKSMFDKPTEAPVNKPYRKLQVDDLPIIEVPKKLDFQVLLTEHLKSKGKPLKPVQRRSNSTPVPSSMKCPTCGAPSDYLYANNGAKGQFQCKVCSCLFSERNRYLKEAILKCPHCSKTLEKVKERKDFHVYKCKNDACSYYQHKRNAMTQKEKNRFKEDPQAFKLRYIYRQFHIDFQPLAKHSPKRPRVDLSRIYVSPHTLGLILTYHVNYGLSARKTAALMKDVHGVSISRQSILNYENSVALWLKPYIDHYPYELSDQFCGDETYIRVNGRWHYLFFFFDAVKKVILSYPVSPNRDTATAIKAIDEVLLKLRKIPENLTFVVDGNPIYLLAQHFFAQHQIPFEVIQVIGLTNEDEVSKEYRPLKQIIERLNRTFKGNYRSTHGFGSEHGSVSFVTLFVAYFNFLRPHSALEGKVPVTLPELEKLPNMPARWTTLIGLAQDWISKQTA
- a CDS encoding 2-hydroxyacid dehydrogenase; translation: MPKPNVYVTRMLPKPAIDLLKEHFHVEINPKNRVLTRDELLKNVQGRDAVVSLLTDIIDEEVLTAAGQKCKIFANYAVGYNNIDVAAATESGILVSNTPGVLTDTTADLAWALLFATARQVVAADKFMRLGQYLGWDPLLFLGQDITGKTLGILGSGRIGTATAKKSIGFDMKVLYHDIKPNPDFEMAVPGSQFVNKETLLKQSDFVSIHVPLLEATKHLISDREFKLMKKTAILINTARGPIVDEKALVRALKDGEIWGAGLDVTEYEPDFESELAEFDNVVILPHIASASIETRTMMGLMAARNVIAALNDELPPNCLNPGVLNHQR
- the istB gene encoding IS21-like element helper ATPase IstB produces the protein MMNEQTLTKLHELKLSGMAEAYKEQSTNKEFQKLSFEERFSLLVDLEHSRRKSNKLQRLINTATFLNSNACIEDMEYHEDRRLDKNLILKLASGTYIHDSHNIILKGPTGSGKTFLATAFGVSACRQFYNVKYIRLPELLDELSLAKLAADGSYRKLIKKYTKVDLLILDEWLLTDLSTNEAAILLEITESRHKIASTIFCSQIDPSGWHIKLGNETIAEAILDRIIHDSYQILIDGEVSIRERHGLGS